One stretch of Miscanthus floridulus cultivar M001 chromosome 18, ASM1932011v1, whole genome shotgun sequence DNA includes these proteins:
- the LOC136519832 gene encoding serine/threonine-protein kinase RIPK-like, with protein MGLRKRLLGCFGAGGGEQEQESAAAVARPAAGRRPGGKPTLRRLSTANLRSLSLQDLSRKLETTKLHAFTLDELKAATKNFSTSNFLGEGGFGPVYKGFVDGRLRPGLQPQHVAVKYLDSDGVQGHREWLAEVVYLGMLSHPHLVKLVGFCNQDDHRMLVYEYMPRQSLENHLFKNLLASLPWSTRLKIAVGAAKGLAFLHEAETPVIYRDFKASNILLDSDYTAKLSDFGLAKEGPQGDATHVTTRVMGTHGYAAPEYILTGHLTSKSDVYSFGVVLLELLTGRRSVDKRRGRREQNLVDWARPYLRRADRLHRFMDPSLEMQYSARAAEKAAKVAHQCLQSVPKARPNMRDVVDALEPLLALDDDVPMGPFVFTVGAAEAAPAPAQVVEACADGVTVTNDDEAEADAGSRQAKRHVMSAVHAESPLRSRYASAVKRVESPPTLSRA; from the exons ATGGGGCTGAGGAAGCGCCTGCTGGGGTGCTtcggggccggcggcggcgagcaggagcaggagtccgcggcggcggtggcgcggccggcggcggGCAGGCGCCCCGGCGGGAAGCCGACGCTGCGGCGGCTGAGCACGGCGAACCTGCGGTCGCTGTCGCTGCAGGACCTGTCGCGGAAGCTGGAGACCACCAAGCTGCACGCCTTCACGCTGGACGAGCTCAAGGCCGCCACCAAGAACTTCTCCACCTCCAACTTCCTCGGCGAGGGCGGGTTCGGCCCCGTCTACAAGGGATTCGTCGACGGCCGACTCCGCCCGGGGCTTCAGCCGCAGCACGTCGCCGTCAAGTACCTCGACAGCGACGGCGTCCAGGGCCACCGCGAGTGGCTG GCGGAGGTGGTGTACCTCGGGATGCTGAGCCATCCGCATCTGGTCAAGCTGGTGGGCTTCTGCAACCAGGACGACCACCGGATGTTGGTGTACGAGTACATGCCCAGGCAAAGCCTCGAGAACCATCTCTTCAAGA ATCTCCTCGCGTCGCTGCCATGGTCGACGCGGCTCAAGATCGCCGTCGGCGCGGCCAAGGGGCTGGCGTTCCTGCACGAGGCCGAGACGCCCGTCATCTACCGCGACTTCAAGGCCTCCAATATTCTTCTCGACTCG GACTACACGGCGAAGCTGTCCGATTTTGGGCTGGCGAAGGAGGGGCCGCAGGGGGACGCGACGCACGTGACGACGCGGGTGATGGGCACGCACGGGTACGCGGCGCCGGAGTACATCCTGACGGGCCACCTGACGTCGAAgagcgacgtgtacagcttcggcgtgGTGCTCCTGGAGCTGCTCACGGGCCGGCGCTCCGTCGACAAGCGCCGGGGCCGGCGCGAGCAGAACCTCGTGGACTGGGCCCGGCCCTACCTCCGCCGCGCCGACAGGCTGCACCGCTTCATGGACCCCAGCCTGGAGATGCAGTACTCGGCGCGCGCCGCGGAGAAGGCCGCCAAGGTCGCGCACCAGTGCCTGCAGAGCGTGCCCAAGGCCAGGCCCAACATGCGCGACGTCGTCGACGCGCTCGAGCCGCTGCTGGCGCTCGACGACGACGTGCCTATGGGACCCTTCGTGTTCACGGTCGGCGCGGCGGAGgctgcgccggcgccggcgcaggTCGTCGAGGCTTGCGCGGACGGTGTCACTGTCACCAACGACGACGAGGCGGAGGCGGATGCGGGTAGCCGGCAGGCCAAGAGGCACGTCATGTCGGCCGTGCACGCAGAGAGCCCGCTGCGGAGCCGGTACGCCAGCGCCGTGAAGAGAGTAGAGAGCCCGCCGACCCTGAGCAGGGCATGA
- the LOC136522297 gene encoding fatty-acid-binding protein 2-like isoform X1, with the protein MKPNQLILSTLDIDRGYPYKFQPEFPTSHDLGLNLFSQAGTVLGTSLRHHRKICSSGNVMVHGAFNRLNKLSRALYFWLSRPSDPKILRWLAAVAATSSRSCQLCFNQVGSHMQNLTRLQFSFLVRQEQAIQLILARLASGTIGQLLNEQQHASNLLTLAGAAAIIPPLENISPMMLAESIASRNIDSDIRRLVDQPYVEGKGLSCACPSVPSTIFQEDPIEPKTGIKFPAFLEDDSSPSAAVLVGIGFKGMRVMRVKNLNLYAFGLYMQPTSIWEKLGPKYGSFPTDKLMENPDFYSDLLRENLDMRVRLVVNYNGLSVGAVRDVFEKSLGLRLQKINPNTDFHCLKTFGSHFTEDIAIPSGTKIDFCQTSDGKLITEIDGKQIGAVQSKDLCKAFFDMYIGDSPVSLEAKKVVAQNVAGLVGRR; encoded by the exons ATGAAGCCCAATCAGTTGATTCTATCCACTCTTGATATAGACAGGGGATACCCATACAAGTTCCAACCAGAGTTTCCAACGTCTCATGATCTTGGATTGAATTTGTTTTCACAAGCCGGTACAGTGCTGGGTACTTCTTTAAGACATCATAGGAAGATTTGTTCTTCTGGAAACGTAATGGTCCATGGAGCTTTCAATCGCCTCAACAAGCTTTCCCGAGCTCTCTATTTCTGGCTTTCTAGACCATCTGATCCTAAGATTTTGCGCTGGCTGGCAGCTGTAGCAGCGACCAGTTCTAGATCTTGTCAGTTGTGTTTCAACCAAGTGGGCTCTCACATGCAAAATTTGACTAGACTGCAGTTCAGCTTTCTAGTGAGACAAGAGCAAGCAATACAACTAATTTTAGCTAGGCTTGCAAGTGGAACGATTGGGCAACTATTGAATGAGCAGCAACATGCCTCCAATCTTCTTACTCTAGCTGGCGCTGCTGCTATCATACCACCACTTGAAAATAT ATCACCAATGATGCTTGCCGAGTCAATCGCATCGCGAAACATTGACAGTGATATCAGAAGACTTGTTGATCAGCCTTATGTAGAAGGAAAAGGCTTAAGTTGTGCTTGTCCTTCTGTGCCTAGTACTATATTTCAAGAAGATCCAATTGAaccaaaaactggaatcaaattcCCAGCATTTCTGGAAGATGATTCCAGTCCATCTGCAGCG GTCCTTGTTGGCATAGGTTTCAAAGGCATGAGAGTAATGAGGGTCAAAAATCTGAACCTGTACGCTTTTGGTTTAT ATATGCAACCAACTTCTATCTGGGAAAAACTGGGTCCTAAGTATGGTTCATTTCCAACGGACAAGTTGATGGAGAACCCTGATTTCTATAGCGATCTTCTCAG GGAAAACCTTGATATGAGGGTTAGGTTGGTGGTTAACTACAATGGCCTTAGCGTTGGTGCAGTGCGAGA CGTGTTTGAGAAGTCCCTTGGCCTGCGTCTGCAGAAG ATAAATCCTAACACTGACTTTCACTGCTTGAAGACCTTTGGTTCTCACTTCACGGAAGATATCGCCATACCTTCG GGTACGAAGATTGACTTCTGTCAAACATCAGATGGGAAACTAATAACAGAAA TTGATGGGAAACAAATTGGTGCTGTTCAGAGCAAAGATCTTTGCA AGGCTTTCTTCGACATGTATATTGGTGACTCACCTGTTTCACTGGAGGCCAAAAAAGTTGTTGCCCAGAACGTGGCTGGACTCGTTGGAAGACGCTGA
- the LOC136522297 gene encoding fatty-acid-binding protein 2-like isoform X2, whose product MKPNQLILSTLDIDRGYPYKFQPEFPTSHDLGLNLFSQAGTVLGTSLRHHRKICSSGNVMVHGAFNRLNKLSRALYFWLSRPSDPKILRWLAAVAATSSRSCQLCFNQVGSHMQNLTRLQFSFLVRQEQAIQLILARLASGTIGQLLNEQQHASNLLTLAGAAAIIPPLENISPMMLAESIASRNIDSDIRRLVDQPYVEGKGLSCACPSVPSTIFQEDPIEPKTGIKFPAFLEDDSSPSAAVLVGIGFKGMRVMRVKNLNLYAFGLYMQPTSIWEKLGPKYGSFPTDKLMENPDFYSDLLRENLDMRVRLVVNYNGLSVGAVRDVFEKSLGLRLQKINPNTDFHCLKTFGSHFTEDIAIPSRLSSTCILVTHLFHWRPKKLLPRTWLDSLEDAEESER is encoded by the exons ATGAAGCCCAATCAGTTGATTCTATCCACTCTTGATATAGACAGGGGATACCCATACAAGTTCCAACCAGAGTTTCCAACGTCTCATGATCTTGGATTGAATTTGTTTTCACAAGCCGGTACAGTGCTGGGTACTTCTTTAAGACATCATAGGAAGATTTGTTCTTCTGGAAACGTAATGGTCCATGGAGCTTTCAATCGCCTCAACAAGCTTTCCCGAGCTCTCTATTTCTGGCTTTCTAGACCATCTGATCCTAAGATTTTGCGCTGGCTGGCAGCTGTAGCAGCGACCAGTTCTAGATCTTGTCAGTTGTGTTTCAACCAAGTGGGCTCTCACATGCAAAATTTGACTAGACTGCAGTTCAGCTTTCTAGTGAGACAAGAGCAAGCAATACAACTAATTTTAGCTAGGCTTGCAAGTGGAACGATTGGGCAACTATTGAATGAGCAGCAACATGCCTCCAATCTTCTTACTCTAGCTGGCGCTGCTGCTATCATACCACCACTTGAAAATAT ATCACCAATGATGCTTGCCGAGTCAATCGCATCGCGAAACATTGACAGTGATATCAGAAGACTTGTTGATCAGCCTTATGTAGAAGGAAAAGGCTTAAGTTGTGCTTGTCCTTCTGTGCCTAGTACTATATTTCAAGAAGATCCAATTGAaccaaaaactggaatcaaattcCCAGCATTTCTGGAAGATGATTCCAGTCCATCTGCAGCG GTCCTTGTTGGCATAGGTTTCAAAGGCATGAGAGTAATGAGGGTCAAAAATCTGAACCTGTACGCTTTTGGTTTAT ATATGCAACCAACTTCTATCTGGGAAAAACTGGGTCCTAAGTATGGTTCATTTCCAACGGACAAGTTGATGGAGAACCCTGATTTCTATAGCGATCTTCTCAG GGAAAACCTTGATATGAGGGTTAGGTTGGTGGTTAACTACAATGGCCTTAGCGTTGGTGCAGTGCGAGA CGTGTTTGAGAAGTCCCTTGGCCTGCGTCTGCAGAAG ATAAATCCTAACACTGACTTTCACTGCTTGAAGACCTTTGGTTCTCACTTCACGGAAGATATCGCCATACCTTCG AGGCTTTCTTCGACATGTATATTGGTGACTCACCTGTTTCACTGGAGGCCAAAAAAGTTGTTGCCCAGAACGTGGCTGGACTCGTTGGAAGACGCTGAGGAAAGCGAAAGATGA
- the LOC136522298 gene encoding ferredoxin-thioredoxin reductase catalytic chain, chloroplastic isoform X2, producing the protein MTSTVTATVRCGGLPVRPSSTAPKGRPRRCAVRAQGADASNDKSDKSVEVMRKFSEQYARRSNTFFCADKTVTAVVIKGLADHRDTLGAPLCPCRHYDDKAAEVAQGFWNCPCVPMRERKECHCMLFLTPDNDFAGKDQVISLEEVKEATSKF; encoded by the exons ATGACATCCACCGTCACCGCAACCGTCAGGTGCGGGGGGCTCCCCGTCCGCCCGTCGTCGACGGCGCCCAAAGGACGCCCCCGCAGATGCGCCGTCCGAGCTCAAG GAGCGGATGCCTCCAACGATAAGTCCGATAAGTCGGTGGAGGTCATGCGCAAGTTCTCCGAGCAGTACGCCCGCCGCTCGAACACCTTCTTCTGCGCGGATAAGACAGTCACTGCCGTCGTCATCAAG GGACTTGCTGATCACAGAGATACTCTCGGAGCTCCTCTATGCCCTTGTAG GCATTATGATGACAAAGCTGCGGAGGTAGCACAAGGATTTTGGAACTGCCCATGCGTCCCCATGCGTGAGAG GAAGGAATGCCACTGTATGCTTTTTCTTACTCCCGATAATGATTTTGCTGGGAAGGACCAG GTTATCTCCTTGGAGGAGGTCAAAGAGGCGACATCGAAGTTCTAA
- the LOC136522298 gene encoding ferredoxin-thioredoxin reductase catalytic chain, chloroplastic isoform X1 has product MTSTVTATVRCGGLPVRPSSTAPKGRPRRCAVRAQAAGADASNDKSDKSVEVMRKFSEQYARRSNTFFCADKTVTAVVIKGLADHRDTLGAPLCPCRHYDDKAAEVAQGFWNCPCVPMRERKECHCMLFLTPDNDFAGKDQVISLEEVKEATSKF; this is encoded by the exons ATGACATCCACCGTCACCGCAACCGTCAGGTGCGGGGGGCTCCCCGTCCGCCCGTCGTCGACGGCGCCCAAAGGACGCCCCCGCAGATGCGCCGTCCGAGCTCAAG CCGCAGGAGCGGATGCCTCCAACGATAAGTCCGATAAGTCGGTGGAGGTCATGCGCAAGTTCTCCGAGCAGTACGCCCGCCGCTCGAACACCTTCTTCTGCGCGGATAAGACAGTCACTGCCGTCGTCATCAAG GGACTTGCTGATCACAGAGATACTCTCGGAGCTCCTCTATGCCCTTGTAG GCATTATGATGACAAAGCTGCGGAGGTAGCACAAGGATTTTGGAACTGCCCATGCGTCCCCATGCGTGAGAG GAAGGAATGCCACTGTATGCTTTTTCTTACTCCCGATAATGATTTTGCTGGGAAGGACCAG GTTATCTCCTTGGAGGAGGTCAAAGAGGCGACATCGAAGTTCTAA